The following DNA comes from Hordeum vulgare subsp. vulgare chromosome 3H, MorexV3_pseudomolecules_assembly, whole genome shotgun sequence.
AGAAGGAGGATGCATCAAGATTGATGAGAGAAGCAGAGCAAGACCGTTCAAGGTTCGACACTACATGTTAGTTATGTAAGTGATCCGCTATTCATGTAATCTACAAAAACCTCCTCGTCCATTGAAGGTTCAAATGTTCTATATGTTTCCCTCTCATATATGTTCCATACATGCAGGCTAGATAGTAGCACTAACATGTACTTTTATCTCTATATTTAGCATTAAAATTCTACATAAATCATATAAATTTCTGGTGTGgatacaaaatatattatttgagtaaatctAGTAGAATCCTTGATTCCACGACTCGATATCTGTCTAAGGAAAATCAATTCGACTCCAAACACCGACTCTGACTACCTTGGAGGGGAGATCCAATTATCGGGGCAAACGTCCATGGATTCTCATGTCACTCTCTAGGACGGACGTCGCAAGTGAACCCATCCACTGCTGCCACATCCCGTCCCTCCAATCACCGGCCCTAGCTGGCGGGCGAATGAGGCCTCCAGGTGAAGCCTACCCTAATAGATGACGACGATATAGTGAGCTCCTTCTAGTGTGGCATGTCGCTCTGGTTGGCGTTGCACACTTACGAACGACGACGGGATATGGGGCGGCAGATCTTGTGGCGACCTTCCTCCGCGACATAGCGGGAAGGTCCAACACGACGGTTCAAAGGGTGGCCCAACGCGAGAGGGATTTGGGCTTGGTGTCCCGATCTAGCGTTGAAAGGACAATTTCTTCCTAAGGTgggtttggtaattaataacaacatatgtatcattgaactaatgattctatccaagtatattttagaaaagttcaaagatgcattgtctAAAGGATTGTGATGagtaaccccttgatgcaaggaaaggaataggattggccaagcttcaagcaagaggactctgcattttatatttgtgagaaatcacttttgagtccataggaaagccaatactattaaaaggggatgcggTATTTATGATGAAGTGGTTTCTTAAGAGCTTAGGGattgccaccaaaaatactcaacatttctctcacaaaaatctttgtccaaagcctacacatcaaaatcgatgccaccaagaattccattttggccctaccgatttttccaAAGAcggaacctttgccaaaccctaatctctcggtaccaccaacttccatatcggtgccaccaaaagaCAGTGACTAACTTTCTGGTATGtccatttcaagaatcagaaattCCGAGTTTTGAAGTCGGTCTAACTTAGAATTGGAAACTACCCTAGGTCATcgaatcggtaccaccaagattcatatatcgttctcaccaagaattcaaaagttgccacatttagtgcaactaggtaccatcgagattcattttggtgtcaccgagttcggcaataatgttgtaatagttggattttgggagatgcctatatatacccctccaccacctctcattcatataggaagcactcagaacacacacacacacacacttgccatatccacttttctgagagagagccacctactcatgtgttgatatcaagatattccaatccatccattagaaacttgatctctagcctcccaaagtttctttccaccaaatcaatctctcctacaaatgccaaatctatgagagaatgatcgagtgttgaggagactatcttttgaagcacaagatcaaggagttcatcgttctaccacatctattaccttttggagggcgatgcctcctagattggttaggtgtcgcttgggagcctcctatttcgtgttgtggagttgaaccaagaagtttgtatgggcaaggagatgccctacttcgtgaagatctaccctgagtgaggctagtcctatgtggacgtaaggcatggtggaatagataaggccgcttctttgcggaccccttgtgggtggagccctccatggtctctctcagccgttacccttcgtgggttgaagtctccactaacgtggacgtacgatagcaccacctatcggaaccacgccaaaaatcatcgtgtcaacctttgcgtttgatcttcctcccctaccctctacttacatttgcatgtctttactttccgctgctatattcttagatatgcatgtgtagtgtgACCTTGACTAGTCAtatttgctaaaactggcccacaactaaaattgggaaacgactaagtttttatttggttaaatagtctaatcacccctctagacatacttcggatcctacaagcgTTCATGTCGGCGACTCTTCGTTCTCATGGGGAAATATGTGGTTTGATGCAGCAGTGGGTGCTAGGCTGCACATGTCTGGTGGTCGGCATGTCGGGCCATGAGGTGGCTCTGATGGGCCATCGGGCATTGGGTTGTCTGCTTGGAGGTGGATCACGACGGTGAGGTGCTAGACTTTCGTGAGAGTGGTGGCCGACCTGCAACACTAGATAGACGACTTGGTTGTGGTGATCCACATCGGGCTGGTCGAGTGGGGGTTATTGCACACTGTGCCGCAATGACCTTTTATGGCTTCACGATGATGGTGATCACTACAAGATATGTGAGAATGTTCATCTATCAAGATCCGGTGGTTGACTTCTGTGGTGAGATGCAAAATATGGACGATGACTTGACTCAAAATAATGGTTGTGCATTGGTGGAAATCACATAGCATGTAGCACCTAGGATGGCAAAAAAGTGGTGGCGACAACACTTGAGTGACTCTGATGGAGGTGCTACTCAAGCCCACGATCGCGATCTCTAGGAGAAAGACCCGAGCAGGTTATACCTGGCAATGTCGATGTTTTTTTACGTTGTTGTTGAAATATAGGGTGGGTATTAGGCCCATCCAACAAGTTTAGAAAAATGTATAAGGGCTGATGTGGGTAACCTCACTAGGTGGTGGGAAATTTAGTACCACCTCGCTAGTGGAGAAAGTTTTGGATCCCCTTTGTAAGGAGTCCTCTTTCACATGCTATTAGAGCTTGAGAAGAGGAGTGGTTCCCACGTGCTCCTCCTCTGTCACCCGCCTCACCACGCGTCACACACGCGCATCATGATTCGTGAATGAATTGTGCCGAGCTCAGATGCGCTTAATTTTTGTCGGTTAGAAACCAAGAGTCCTTGATAGTCGAGCCATGATTCCGAGATGTCAGATCGTGGGTTCTTGTCGACTCGAACATGGGTTCATCCCACGTCTCTTCACTCGGCTGCGTATATATGTTGGAGGCGTCGACAACCCTAGTCCACCACATCTGCTTTGCCGCCACGTGTAGTGCTCACTCTCGTTTCGCTCGCTGATGGTGTCATCGGCGATCCCACTCCGTTCACCATGTGCATGATTGTACGGGAGAGCATGCATCTGGAATTCCGCTCTTCGAGACAATGTACGGGAGAAGGGCCTTTAGGGTTTTAGGGAGTGTCTCCTACGCGACTGCTCGCCACCGTTTGTCTACATCCACTACTTTCTTTGTGTCCTCATCGCCTTCGTCAGCATCATGTCCACCAAAGGATATAACTTGTTTATTCCTTTCTTATTTATTGGTGTGTTGACCGTCGTACTAGTTGTCTACGTAGATGTTTCTGTTATAAGAATAGCACTTGTCTATTTGGTCATATTTCGGTATGTTATTAGTGTTGTCCATGTTGTTCACGATTTATTTCTGGATTAGATCAAAACATTGGTAAGAGCCCGGACTTAGCAAATATGACCCCCTAAACGTCAACCGAAGGCGTTTATTTTGACCCCCTATTTTTCGTCTGTGCGGCCACACTTCTTGTTTTTTTACCCATATATCCGGTTACTTACACGCGATCAATGGAGAAGAAGAGagggaaagaaaagaatgaataaagaaagagAAAAGTTGGTCCATGGTGTTGCGTCCTACGTGATGAACTGACCGGGCGCGTCCGCGAGCCATCATATCTTTCCTACATTTAAGATGGATATGAGGGATGCCGATCAGTCCGGACGTTTAGGAAGAAAGTGACAATCCGGTTGGGTCAACTTTTTTTGACCGTACACTATTAAAGAGCGTTTCAGGTGTTTGAGGAGGATATGGAAGGTCCGACTATAGATGCTCTAATATACACAGTAGGTCTTACATTGTTTGGATATGCTGGGATAGATTGATTCATGAGACCGTTGTCTTTGATGGTTGGATCCGGTGACGGTGATGTTTGAGTGTCATTTTTTATTGAAGGTGTTGGAGTCGAAAAATCTTATCATTTATGTGGTGTCATGAAATGGTTGTTGCGGGTACCTTTGTTATTGTAGTCTGTCGATCGTGAATCTCACTGCTTTGAGATTTCTATTTTTCTTGCCTACATATAATTTTGATCATATATGACTTTGTTATTTGTCGGTGTTTTTTAATGTATGTTGGTGTTGATTGTGTGTAACACTTTGTACACAAGGCAGGTGCATGCTTTGGATGCTCTTTTTTGAGCCGACAATATACGGAGTACATCCTTTATTATTAAAAATAAACACAGTTACTATGAGTTTTTTTTTTCAGAGAACAATTACTATAAACTTCACGAGCAAGCACCAACCGTGCGTGCGTACACGATACGCCCACCCAGCACGGCCGGCCTAGAACAAGCCTCCGCTTCGGCGGGGTATTGCCACCGTTTGAGACCGCAAGCGGCGATTACTAGTTAGTTGGTGGAGCTGTTGCCAGATCAGCCGCCACCCAGCCGTCTTTTTCCATCCAAGTTCTCAACTTCCGCTCCCAAACCCCCTCCCTCGAGTCCTTCCTCGGACCGACGGACCCTCCTCCCCTGCTCTATTCAattcctttgccacaagtctCCGATCGGATCTCCCGGCGCCGACCATGGAGCCCAAGCCGCCCACGCccacggaggaggaggcggcgggggcGACGACCCCTCGTTTTAAGCTGGGGAAGCAGTCGTCCCTGGCGCCCGTCCGCGGCGGCGCCGATGAAAACGGCGCTGAGCTGTCGCCAGAGGCCGCCGGCGTCGCGGGTTTCCAGCTCATGTACCTGGCGCACGAGGGCAACGCGGAGGGGATACGCGAGCTCCTAGACGCCGGCGCCGACCCCAACTTCCGCGACTCCGACGGCCGCACGGCGCTGCATATCTCCGCGTGCGAGGGCCACGCCGAGGTCGTCGAGCTGCTCCTCGACCGCGGCGCCGAGGCCGTCGTCGAGGACCAGTGGGGAAGCACGGTGAGCATGCTTCAAACTTTCGCCTTTGTGTTGCTCCGTCTGTTCTGCTTTCTTGACAACTCTCATAAATTTCCGATTGGGATTCCGATTTACTGTCTTATCTGCTGGGAGAAGCAATCAATCATTATATGCCCTCCGTTAAGAGCtaaatttctgttttaaaaataataattctcTATAGGCTTTGTTTTTTCAATTTATAGTACATATAGTACTTGCTGCCAACAACTATATACATGTATATGCTTTCACTTCAGTTAATTGTGTGTTGCACTACTATCCGGCAGCCTTTGGCAGATGCGATGCATTACCAGAATCATGATGTTATCAAGATCTTGGAGAAGCATGACTCCAACCATAAGGTACTATGCTGTATTTTTATTACGCTTGCATGTTCGGGCGTTCCAGCGTTCTTATATAATAGATATTCACTTCCTTTTTTTGAAGGTTGCTCCTATGCATGTTAACAGTGATCGTGATGTTCCTGAATACGAGATTGACCCAAACGAACTTGACTTCACTAATGGCAAAGATTTAGCTAAGGTATGTGTTAAACTAGCACTCACAAATTTTACTCTAATAACTAGTCTGGACATGAAGTGTCTCTTCCAATGCTACTGTTGTTTAAATGATCTCTTGTTTGTTTCTTGTAATTTCATTACCTTCTCAGGGTACATTTCGGAAAGCAACATGGAGGGGCATTCTAGTTGCTGTTAAGAAGCTGGATGATGATGTACTTACTGACGAGAATAAAGTGTGAGTTGATTCCACTGAATAGTTACCTTTCTTCCTGATTTATGTTGGCATTCTTTCACTTAGGTGTTACTCCACCGCCCAAGTTGGTACTTCCCTTACAGTTTGGATGGATGCATTTGCAGACAGGCATTCAGGGATGAGCTTGACGTTCTCCAACTAATACGGCATCCGAATGTCGTTCAATTTCTGGGTGCTGTAACACAAACCAACCCAATGATGATTGTCATGGAATTTATGCCGAAGGTTTGTCTTGAGCTAATGTTCTTTCCAGGTTCATACTCCTACTATTTAAGTATTTGATAGTCGCTAGTCTCATTATTTGATGCTATTTAATAAACCACCATTACAGATTCCCTAGTCAAATTGTTCTAGGTGTAGACTCACACGGCTTCCTTTTGAACTAGTATTTGGTTATGTATAGTGACACAAATCAGTTAACTGACAGCAGCACACCTTCAGTCACTATACATAAAATAGTGATACcaataaaaaaggccaaatcaCATTAGATCACTGAAAATATGATTTCTTCCTAGCTACATGCTGTTTTATTTCAACACTGCATAAATTCTTACATTTCTTAACTTTGCATCATTATTTCTGCAACATAATCATTAGTTCTAGGTGTTGACTATCAAAATATATCACTTTATTATAGATTATCAGTGTAGAAATGTTTATTTTCAGGGTGATCTGCGCAAACACTTGAATAGGAAAGGAGCTCTGGAACCTTTGTATGCAGTTAAATTAGCTCTTGATATTGCAAGGTTTGCCACCCACCATATTCCCTAAATCACAGGGACTCTATTATTGCTATTTTTTTTGTTGTTATAAGTTATTAGTTATAACTATGCCTAACTCGTGCATCTTTGTTCAAATGTAACAGAGGAATGAGTTACTTACATGAGCATAAACCCCAAGGTATCATCCACCGTGACCTTGAGCCTTCGTGAGTACTTTATCTCAGAATACATTGAGAAATTTGAAGTTTCTTGTATGTACCTCATTAGTTGCTTCACATGCCTAATTTGTTGAATTCTTTTCTGGCCCTCATGTAACAAAATAGAAACATATTGAGGGATGATACTGGGCATCTGAAGGTGGCAGATTTTGATTTGTGTAAGATGCTAAAATGGAGAAGAAAAGTCAGAGAGGACAAACCAATTACTTCTCCTGGCAATGCCTGTAagcttatttatttctttttttcatcCTAAATTTGTTCCAAGCTGGTATGCAGCTCACTGCTATTGCAAATTTATTCACCTTCTGTTACTGATCATTCATGAATATGTCATAGGTAGGTATGTAGCTCCAGAAGTCCTGCGTAAAGAGGAGTACGATAATAAAGTTGATGTCTTCTCGTTCgctttgatacttcaggaggtatTTTTTTtcctatatactccctctgtcccataatataagatcgtTTTGCAGGCTAAACAGAGCTTGCAAGacgatcttatattatgggacggagggagtagcattttATATTTGTATGCCATACTAGCTTATCAGCTTGTAATCCACATTTTGTGTAGTCTCAGTTAGGACttattccctccgttcctaaatgtaagtctttctagagattccactacagactacatacggagcaaaatgaatgaatctacactctaaaatatgtctatatacatccgcgtATATGgttcatagtgaaatctctaaaaaaaacttatatttaggaacggagagagtagaaCAGTCAGAAAGTTTGTTTGATAGATAATTTCAAAAGTAATATTCAATTCTGCTCCAACTACTCCCAGATCCTTCTAGATGAACGTATTTTTACTAATATTTGAACTCTTTCAGATGATTGAAGGATGCCTCCCTTTTCACGATAAGAAAATTGATGAAATTGAGAAGGCCCATGGTTCTAAAGAAAGGCCACCCTTTAGAGCTCCTCCAAAGCATTATGCCTACGGGCTAAGAGAGtaagattcccccccccccccccccctttttttgttttactaTGGCAATTACCAATTTGCATTAGAATGGCTTGATTGCATTGCCAAATTCAAGCTTTAGCAATCCATATTCATCTTGACCACACGGTTATGTAAACCTTAATTTGTACTGTTTACTCCAGGTACCATTATACATGGTGACCTTAGTTTGTCTTCCATCCTGACCTGATTGCTTGACTACTTGACGTTGCTACAGGTTGATTGAGAAATGCTGGAGTGAAAATCCTGCTGATAGGCCCAATTTTAGAGTGGTTATTGATCGGTTGTCTGCCATCCAAATCGAACTAGCTCGCAGAAACCGTTGGAAGGTACTAGCTAATGATTTCCTATGGAATTGCGATCTGATTAGTTCCATCGTTGCAAAGTACAAATTATTCTAGTGAAGGCGTTCTCATGTTGGCTATACTGGAACAACAGGTCAGACCTCTGAAGTGTTTCCTGAGCTTCGAAGGTTTGCGGAAGAAGGATCGCAATGAGGGCAGCACCAACCGTTCGTCACGCTCATCGCGATAACAGCCAGCTGAGGTTGTTGATTTCATTTGGCGGCTCATATTCATGATTGATAGGAAGTCAACTCACCGTACCATTATCTTTGTGTGTCTAAATTCTCTCTCAGAAGAATGGCATGCTAATGTTACTTCCCTGCTGATCAGAACGCTGTTGTACACCAGACGTTATTCACTAAGCCATCAAGGAATTCATGTACAGATTTGTCTCTTCTGTTTTATAGTTTGCTTTTGGTGATAGCAACGCAACTTCACTTGTGGAAATGTAATCTCACGTTGTTGTGGTGTGGCACTCTTCTGCGGAATGCTGTTCAGTCATGTTATTAATCTTTCTGAAGGGCAAATCTGTAGTGTATAGAGTGCACGTTAGAAGAATGTGGACTCATAAGCTGCGTTCTGCAGGGCATCTCCAACACCGACACTTAAACTGCACTAGTCAGCAGGCACGTACCATGTAACTTTTGTTATTAAAAAAATGTAATTTTTTTATCATTCGTCCGAGGAAGAGAATATATCAATAAAATGAACAAAAGAATAAGCAAGGCAATGAAGTTGTTTAACAATTGTGGAAATAATCACAACTTCCTGTAAAATAAGATCATAACTTGCAAAAAGTAAATGCGTACCAAAAATAAAACCTAAACTTATCAAAATAACAAAGAATGTACATAGTATCTtgcaaaacttttcaaaactaaagttgtttcaagaatgtaCAATATTGAACAAAGATTGTTTCTTTCAGAAACTAAAGGGATCTTCAAAAAACTAAAGTTGTTTCTTTCTTTAGTTTTTAGAAACTAAAGGGATCTTCAAGAAACTAAAGTTGTTTCTTTCTTTAGGAAAGACGCTTGAGGTGTGCAACACTGAACAAAAGAGCCTACAGGAACATATAGTCTCTTTAgcccaaaagaagttgtataggtCATTCCAGGACAAGTACATGGTTTTCTTGTTATTTGTGAAACACAAATAAACTAAGAAAATACAAAATGTTAAACGACAGTATGAGACCCAACAATTTGTTTATTCAAAAATGAGTTTCAAGGAAGCCATTTCATATTGTGTTATTTAGAAACTTTGTTACAGAAGTAGCAACATACATAAATAAATCAAATAGTCACATCCTAATTCAAGTTACATTACGCAAAAATCTGCCACAAttgattactcttgggtgtttgtctGCTAGGCCTAGGGATGCCGTTGACACTTACTCAAGCCACAGAAGCTGATATCAGGAGAAGGACTTGCCAGGCCATTGTTTCAAGGTCTTAAACAACAGCGTGCATCTGCGTATGGTCACTCCAGCTGCAGTTACACTCCAATGCACAGACCAACTCTGAAATCTCAAACCAGTACATAAATCTCGCATGCTACACCTTTGAGAGTTTCAGGAAAAGCAACAGTTCAAATATTAGTCGCACTATTCATACTAgcaaatatgcccgtgcgttgcaagggGAGAAATATATACATTATACGTTAGCGAAATAAGCGTAATATTTTTTTAAGGATTGACACAATACCCTCACATATGAGCATCCTCTGTTTTTAACATGGGCGACTCATCATGTTGCCACTTAACTTTCTCTCCCACCCTCGTTGATGATGGTCGCGATGTTCACGTGATGACAATGCATTTAACGCGCTAAATCCAAGGGCTATGAGCTTGCTACTGCATGTCACATTTGTCGTTATGCTGCGTAAGagaatttttttaaaacaaatctCACCGACCATGAGCTACTTCCAATGTCTAGACATATAAAGACTTTCGAAAATCTAATCAAATCCTAGACATAAAAGGCTTTGATTCGGTGAACAGTTTTTGAATTGACATTTTTATTTGAAAATCACCAACATTTGTTTTGTGTACAAACATTTTCTGAAATGCaagaaaagtttttgaattcatgagCATTTTTGACTCAATAAACATGTTTTGAATCACATCACTTTTTTAAAAATTGgggaacaaattttaaaatttgtgtttttttacttttttgtgaacattttctaaaatttgaTGGACACTTTTTGCAGATTCCCGAATATGTTTTGTGTATATATTCTGAAATGTATTTTCTGTACGAACATTTTTTGACTTTTTGTTTTGTGtacgaacattttctgaaatgcatgaaaagtttttgaattcatgagCATTTTTTGACTCAACAAACATGTTTTGAATCGCTTAACTTTTTTGAAAATGCGGGAACAAATTTTAGAAtttgtgtttttttactttttgtaAACATTTTGTAAAATTTGATGGACACTTTTTGTAGATTTCCGAATATATTTTGAACAAATgatcatttttttcaaaatcgaGAACATGATTTTATTTCCCGactatttatttttcaaattgtgATTCTGTTTTGTAATTTCAAACAGTTTTACAAATACACAAATATATTTTGAATCCATGAAACTTTTATAATTTCCTTAGAAAATTAAATTCTGATGCATTTTATAATTTCTCAAACGTTTCTTTAAAACTCACCATATTTGAAATTTGGAAACCCCGAATTAATATAAAGAAGGAAGAGAAcagaataagagaagaaaaaaatgaaaaagaaaaacggAATCATGTGCAAGATGGGGGATCGAACCCTGCTCGCGTGGCTAAAAGTGCAATGCCTCAATCACTACAGCGCTAGTCCCTTCTATAGTAACATCTCCTTGGAATAAAGTACTACGCCGCgaattttggaaaaaaatcaaagcGTTTTTCTTTACTTTTGGATGCCACAGTGGGTAATTTAAGTCAACTTTGAGGAAAATATtaatgacggacgaccagaaatcaACCAGGAAGGTTCTAGGGCCACCGTGAGTGGCTGTTCAATCTTCACCCATCTGTTCctaattttttctgaatttttgattGTATGCACATTCAGAATAAATTTGTTGCTGAAATGTATGAATCTTTGCTTGTATGCACATTCAAAATAAATTTGTTGCTGAAATTTCTGAATCTTTGCTTGTATACACATTGAAAACCAATTTGTTGCTGAAATTTCCTAATCCCCATGTCATCACTGAATATATGTTCTTGACTTCTGATGTGTAGGCTGAATGAACTACCTCACGCAGTTTTCGCACCGCAATCTGGTGAGGCTCGTTGGATATTACCTCGAGGACGAGCAACGCCTCCTCGTTTACGAGTTCATGCCGCGAGGGAGCCTCGAGAACCATCTTTTCAGAAGTACTAATTAGCAGCCaaccttcctctcttcttcctcacttcttcctctcttccGTAATCGGCGGTTAGCCCgtcccttcttcctccatctctttTTTCTCTCCCGTGCTTCTTTTCTCTATACGAGCCTCTCCACAAGCTTCTATTTCTGTGCAGAGAGAGGGCCATGGTCGTCCGATGCCCGAGCGCCGACAACCAAAGACATGTCGGCGTCGAGACCCCCTCCACGCCATCCCCATCTCTCGAGAGACCTGCACCAAGTCCCATCCAGTGCCTGCGCCACCCTTTGGCTCCGCCCCGCAGCTCTGCAGCCCGAGCGCTTCATCTGCCTCGCGCTCGAAGCAGAGCAGAGGAGGTTCCTGCCACGAGCCTCTCCAGCACCGGCAAACCAGTCGGTCGACGCGGCCTTCTACTCGCTTCACCATGAACGCACGCCTACCGCGACGGCTCGCCCCATTCCTGGGCTGGGGCGACGCGGACGGCCGCCGCAACGCATCACCACTCCCTTGGCTCCCGACCTGACCCCGCCATTCCCCGCCTCATGGAGCCCCGCCACCGTCGTCCTGCGTCATCTCCCGATCAGATCGGAAGGGACACCGCTGGATCTGCAGCGGAACATGCACACAGGGATGATGAAAGAATAAATCAAACCGTTTTTCTCCCCTCATCATGGACTGCGGGTTGAACGTCATAAAACAAGAgggtttttttgtaaaatcactacagcgggttttccgacagaagcgatagcctctttattattaggtaaaaatTAGGGAGAGAAACATGATTTTATTTCCTGactatttatttttcaaattgtgATTTTGTTTTGTAATTTCAAACAGTTTTACAAATACACAAATATATTTTGAATCCATGAAACTTTTATAATTTTCTTAGAAAATTAAATTCTGATGCATTTTATAATTTCTCAAACGTTTCTTTAAAACTCACCATATTTGAAATTTGGAAACCCCGAATTAATATAAAGAAGGAAGAGAAcagaataagagaagaaaaaaatgaaaaaggaaaacggAATCATGTGCAAGATGGGGGATCGAACCCTGCTCGCGTGGCTAAAAGTGCAATGCCTCAACCACTACAGCGCTAGTCCGTTGCTGCTTCTATAGTAACATCTCCTTGGAATAAAGTACTACGCCGtaacttttgaaaaaaaatcaaagcgtTTTTCTTTACTTTTGGGTGGCACAGTGGGTAATTTAAATCAACTTTGAGGAAAATATtaatgacggacgaccagaaaccctatttgctttattattagggagagattaagACACCTTGACGTACTATACATCTATTTCTTTGCATAGAACCAATAAACAAACATCACTGAGTTCGGAGTAGCAAGGCAAACAAAATAAAGACTATGCAAACAAGAATGATGTAGTGCCACTTGAATGGAAGAATACATATTGCTAATAATAATACACTTTACCAGCCCTCTCATGGAGAATGAATTAATTGCAACTGGTGAAACTTCCTTCCAGATGAATGAATGCATCGAGGTAAAATAGCAAACACATGATTATATCATCCGTGGAGACAAAAACACCTTAAAGAAAGCA
Coding sequences within:
- the LOC123444400 gene encoding integrin-linked protein kinase 1-like, with the protein product MEPKPPTPTEEEAAGATTPRFKLGKQSSLAPVRGGADENGAELSPEAAGVAGFQLMYLAHEGNAEGIRELLDAGADPNFRDSDGRTALHISACEGHAEVVELLLDRGAEAVVEDQWGSTPLADAMHYQNHDVIKILEKHDSNHKVAPMHVNSDRDVPEYEIDPNELDFTNGKDLAKGTFRKATWRGILVAVKKLDDDVLTDENKVQAFRDELDVLQLIRHPNVVQFLGAVTQTNPMMIVMEFMPKGDLRKHLNRKGALEPLYAVKLALDIARGMSYLHEHKPQGIIHRDLEPSNILRDDTGHLKVADFDLCKMLKWRRKVREDKPITSPGNACRYVAPEVLRKEEYDNKVDVFSFALILQEMIEGCLPFHDKKIDEIEKAHGSKERPPFRAPPKHYAYGLRELIEKCWSENPADRPNFRVVIDRLSAIQIELARRNRWKVRPLKCFLSFEGLRKKDRNEGSTNRSSRSSR